The Akkermansia sp. N21116 genome includes a region encoding these proteins:
- the proC gene encoding pyrroline-5-carboxylate reductase, with translation MKLGLIGTGKMGSALLRGALLSPGLSPEDVLLYNRTPEHLQPLLADFPAMKVCPSPSDIINEADIILLAIKPQGLCDFLSNAWHRRDKTHPVNPLIVSVAAGITISQMEEACSGLTRIIRVMPNTPSLIGCGISAVSAKEHTPAQDLDTVCNLLSHSGTIVRVPEKQIDAVSAISGCGPAYMYVIMDALSEAGVALGLARPLALQLAAETMKGSAELVIQSGRHPMALRDDVTSPGGTTIAALNALDQYGLRHALIQAVKTAADKSAKLGQTKPSSGESRS, from the coding sequence ATGAAACTTGGCCTGATCGGCACCGGCAAAATGGGGTCAGCACTGCTTCGGGGGGCTCTGCTCTCTCCCGGCCTTTCCCCAGAAGATGTACTTCTCTATAACAGGACGCCCGAACATCTCCAACCTCTCCTCGCAGACTTCCCGGCGATGAAAGTCTGCCCGTCTCCCTCTGACATCATCAATGAAGCAGATATCATCCTGCTGGCAATCAAGCCTCAGGGACTCTGTGATTTCCTCTCGAACGCCTGGCACAGAAGGGACAAGACACACCCCGTTAACCCGTTAATCGTTTCCGTTGCGGCGGGAATAACCATCTCACAGATGGAAGAAGCCTGCTCGGGACTCACAAGAATCATCCGGGTCATGCCCAATACGCCATCTCTGATCGGATGCGGAATATCCGCCGTATCCGCCAAAGAACATACCCCGGCCCAGGATCTTGACACCGTTTGCAACTTGCTTTCCCATTCCGGTACCATTGTCCGCGTGCCGGAGAAACAGATTGATGCCGTTTCCGCCATCTCCGGATGCGGACCGGCCTACATGTACGTTATCATGGACGCCCTGTCTGAAGCCGGCGTTGCTCTCGGTCTGGCTCGCCCGCTTGCCCTGCAGCTCGCAGCGGAAACAATGAAAGGTTCCGCAGAACTCGTTATCCAAAGCGGCCGCCATCCCATGGCATTACGCGATGACGTGACTTCACCTGGCGGTACAACGATTGCGGCATTGAACGCACTGGATCAATACGGCCTGCGGCATGCCCTGATCCAGGCCGTCAAAACCGCTGCGGATAAATCCGCCAAACTGGGACAAACCAAACCGTCATCCGGAGAATCCCGCTCATAA
- the folD gene encoding bifunctional methylenetetrahydrofolate dehydrogenase/methenyltetrahydrofolate cyclohydrolase FolD — MQIIDGKQVAADVLAEVQQDIEELKAAGVVPGLAVVLVGEDPASKVYVGSKVRKCAELGMLSRKIALPAETTQEELLGVIAELNADPAIHGILVQSPPPRHIDESAVVLAIDSRKDVDGFHPENVAKLVMEDPTGFVPCTPLGCMRLLKAYGVETSGAHAVVVGRSMIVGKPMAHLLMSKEANATVTVAHSRTRDLAGLCRTADIIVAAVGRPNMIGEEFVKEGAVVIDVGINRVDDPSKERGYRIVGDVDFDKVAPKCRAITPVPGGVGPMTIAMLMANTVKACRQLTGK, encoded by the coding sequence ATGCAAATAATCGATGGAAAACAAGTAGCCGCGGACGTCCTCGCGGAAGTTCAACAGGACATCGAAGAACTGAAAGCAGCCGGAGTCGTTCCCGGTCTGGCTGTCGTTCTTGTCGGGGAAGATCCAGCTTCCAAAGTTTATGTGGGATCCAAAGTTCGCAAGTGTGCGGAACTGGGGATGCTTTCCCGCAAAATAGCTCTGCCGGCCGAAACGACCCAGGAGGAATTACTGGGGGTGATTGCCGAGCTGAATGCCGATCCTGCGATTCACGGCATTCTTGTCCAGAGTCCGCCGCCGCGCCACATTGATGAAAGTGCCGTTGTGCTTGCGATCGATTCCCGCAAGGATGTAGACGGGTTTCATCCTGAAAACGTTGCCAAACTGGTGATGGAGGATCCGACCGGGTTTGTTCCCTGTACTCCCTTGGGATGTATGCGCCTGCTTAAGGCGTACGGCGTGGAAACGTCCGGAGCCCATGCCGTGGTTGTTGGGCGCAGCATGATTGTCGGCAAGCCTATGGCTCATTTGCTCATGTCTAAAGAAGCCAATGCCACCGTGACTGTTGCCCATTCCCGTACCAGAGATCTGGCGGGACTTTGCAGGACGGCTGACATTATTGTGGCTGCCGTGGGGCGTCCGAACATGATTGGCGAAGAGTTTGTCAAAGAAGGCGCTGTTGTCATCGATGTGGGAATCAACCGTGTTGATGATCCTTCCAAGGAACGGGGATACCGCATTGTTGGCGATGTCGATTTCGACAAAGTTGCTCCCAAATGCCGAGCTATTACACCCGTTCCCGGAGGTGTAGGGCCGATGACTATTGCCATGCTGATGGCCAATACGGTCAAGGCCTGCCGTCAATTGACCGGTAAGTAA
- a CDS encoding lysophospholipid acyltransferase family protein: protein MSIEKRDKWWAPVAGFGVWLLMQLIGRTLQVRTVREEGDKEYDCPSIYSIWHNRNFVCFYVWSLTGFRRKIFAFTSASKDGAVIGWIARFFGMGNVRGSSHRRGAMALLETLSILKDEGHCIAITPDGPKGPLYKVHPGVVMMASKTGVPIIPLCVEYENCWRIGGAWDKYCVPKPFSRVTILWRSKFFVPPSLNHQELNEYVIRLEALMACGLPDLQPISPPCK from the coding sequence ATGAGTATTGAGAAAAGGGATAAGTGGTGGGCTCCTGTGGCGGGGTTTGGTGTTTGGCTCTTAATGCAGCTGATAGGCCGGACTCTGCAAGTGCGTACGGTTCGGGAGGAAGGCGACAAGGAATATGATTGTCCTTCCATTTATTCCATCTGGCACAATCGTAATTTCGTTTGTTTCTATGTTTGGTCGTTGACTGGTTTCAGAAGAAAGATTTTTGCCTTTACCAGTGCCAGCAAAGACGGTGCCGTTATCGGCTGGATTGCCCGGTTCTTCGGGATGGGGAATGTAAGGGGGTCCAGCCACAGGCGCGGCGCCATGGCTCTTTTGGAGACTCTTTCGATTCTGAAGGATGAGGGGCACTGTATTGCCATTACCCCGGATGGTCCCAAAGGGCCTCTTTATAAAGTGCATCCGGGAGTCGTTATGATGGCTTCGAAAACAGGCGTTCCGATCATTCCATTGTGCGTAGAGTACGAAAATTGCTGGCGCATTGGTGGGGCGTGGGACAAATATTGTGTTCCGAAGCCTTTTTCGCGTGTAACTATTTTATGGAGGAGCAAGTTTTTCGTACCTCCTTCTTTGAATCATCAGGAACTCAATGAATACGTAATCCGCCTGGAAGCCCTTATGGCTTGCGGGCTGCCAGATCTGCAACCTATATCACCACCATGCAAATAA